The following coding sequences are from one Novipirellula caenicola window:
- a CDS encoding glycosyltransferase family 4 protein produces the protein MIDTLCDNEPKLKNSQPLLAKRLLIVYENYPLETNTARAVPRLLAQLAAHFASTDEATEVIAIGPGKTHIEGVRSVSATLGLAGRVRCRVHGSRVGRSLGVRQTVESTIPFQRAREALKQFAQTADEQTIVIASTMAVAVLAKQVLPRARVVYWIQSLPRLGQEALAARAVAGADVVVAPTHAIYTDLFSLICRDRFSSPVWQIPNWADGSHFKKLSAEQVAETRQRVGLAEDDFAVMHVGRAPEKGLQIAKTALAIGNFQKNTVLVTIGGATKERGRLSEHAEFLQLGWVSLEELNAIYQTCQLGLVPSVWWENCPLALIEMMSLGICPIGSRVGGIPEMIRHGESGFIVDAPNDVAAWASAIQTLAADDALRNRLGHQASISVQQQFDRQRILSQWRQVLNTVIATA, from the coding sequence GTGATTGATACGCTATGCGATAATGAACCGAAGCTCAAAAACTCGCAACCTCTGTTGGCCAAGCGACTGCTGATTGTCTACGAAAATTATCCGCTCGAAACGAACACCGCCCGTGCGGTACCGAGACTTCTGGCGCAATTGGCAGCACATTTTGCAAGCACTGACGAAGCCACCGAAGTGATCGCCATTGGTCCGGGAAAGACCCACATCGAAGGCGTGCGATCGGTTTCTGCGACGCTTGGGCTTGCCGGACGCGTCCGCTGTCGCGTTCATGGCAGTCGCGTAGGACGCTCGCTTGGCGTTCGTCAAACAGTGGAGTCAACAATTCCCTTTCAACGCGCCCGCGAGGCTTTGAAGCAGTTTGCGCAAACTGCCGATGAACAGACAATCGTTATCGCCTCAACAATGGCGGTCGCTGTATTGGCCAAACAAGTCTTGCCACGCGCCCGTGTCGTATATTGGATTCAGAGTTTGCCACGTCTAGGGCAAGAAGCGTTGGCAGCACGTGCTGTAGCGGGAGCCGACGTGGTGGTCGCCCCTACTCACGCTATCTATACGGATCTATTTTCTCTGATTTGCCGAGATCGATTTTCGTCACCCGTATGGCAAATCCCAAATTGGGCTGACGGATCTCATTTCAAAAAATTATCTGCCGAGCAGGTTGCTGAAACCCGTCAACGCGTTGGGCTTGCCGAGGATGATTTTGCCGTCATGCACGTTGGGCGGGCGCCCGAAAAAGGACTGCAGATAGCCAAAACCGCACTGGCGATCGGAAATTTCCAAAAGAATACGGTGCTGGTCACGATTGGTGGTGCAACGAAGGAACGAGGTCGCTTGAGTGAGCACGCCGAATTCCTTCAATTGGGCTGGGTTTCGCTCGAGGAATTGAACGCGATTTATCAAACATGTCAACTCGGACTTGTTCCCAGCGTGTGGTGGGAGAATTGTCCGCTGGCTTTGATCGAAATGATGTCCTTGGGAATTTGCCCGATTGGATCGCGTGTCGGCGGCATCCCCGAGATGATTCGTCATGGTGAAAGCGGATTCATTGTGGATGCTCCCAATGATGTGGCTGCATGGGCATCAGCGATCCAAACGCTGGCTGCCGATGACGCACTTCGCAACCGACTTGGGCACCAAGCATCCATCTCGGTACAGCAACAATTCGATCGCCAGAGAATCTTGTCACAATGGCGTCAAGTGCTCAATACAGTCATCGCAACCGCCTAA
- a CDS encoding NAD-dependent epimerase/dehydratase family protein codes for MREQQPHTPLRVVVLGAAGFLGSSMTRFLAAQGHDVVAYWRQPRPEIAQLPGVASVLGDIRDTWILSDAIKGADIIYHFASATYPSRFFSEPAAEYTEALSPLLVLMETAAYHGVRKIVFPSSGGTVYADTDQPRHEDSATDPRSPYAIFKLAAEQLLRHATRRGLFATDIFRIGNPYGPGQRTRPGQGVLPHWIEALHHGTPIRVYGDGSASRDYIYIEDVCRLMAISCDRLDESNVFNLGTGVATSLEELVGTIRRLLDKEIEVVHLPHRSSDITSISLDPQRLLTLVPNYQFIPMEEGIRRTLQHHRLLSV; via the coding sequence ATGAGGGAACAGCAACCGCACACGCCGCTGCGTGTCGTGGTATTGGGCGCAGCAGGATTCCTGGGTTCCTCGATGACACGTTTTCTCGCGGCACAAGGTCATGATGTGGTTGCCTATTGGCGACAGCCCCGTCCCGAAATAGCGCAACTGCCGGGCGTCGCCTCCGTTCTGGGCGACATCCGTGATACCTGGATCCTTAGTGATGCAATCAAAGGCGCCGACATCATTTATCATTTTGCTTCGGCCACCTATCCAAGCCGTTTCTTTTCGGAGCCAGCAGCCGAATACACGGAAGCACTCAGCCCATTGCTGGTGTTGATGGAAACCGCCGCTTATCACGGTGTTCGAAAAATCGTTTTTCCGTCTTCCGGTGGAACCGTTTATGCGGACACCGATCAACCACGACACGAAGATTCAGCAACCGATCCTCGTTCGCCTTACGCCATTTTCAAATTGGCTGCCGAACAACTACTGCGTCACGCAACTCGCCGAGGGTTATTCGCCACTGACATCTTCCGGATTGGAAACCCCTATGGACCGGGACAACGCACACGCCCAGGACAAGGCGTATTGCCACATTGGATCGAAGCTCTCCACCATGGAACTCCAATCCGGGTCTATGGTGATGGCTCCGCAAGCCGAGACTACATTTATATCGAGGACGTATGCCGATTGATGGCGATCTCATGCGATCGGTTGGATGAGTCGAACGTTTTTAATCTGGGCACGGGAGTCGCAACTTCACTGGAGGAACTCGTTGGCACCATACGGCGACTGCTCGACAAAGAGATCGAAGTCGTTCATTTGCCCCATCGCAGCAGTGATATCACGTCAATTTCATTAGACCCGCAGCGGTTGCTCACCTTGGTGCCAAACTATCAATTCATCCCAATGGAAGAAGGCATTCGGCGAACCCTTCAACATCATCGACTATTATCAGTCTAA
- the rfbA gene encoding glucose-1-phosphate thymidylyltransferase RfbA yields the protein MKGIILAGGSGTRLAPLTTAISKQLLPVYDKPMIYYPLSTLMLAGIREILVISTPQHTPLFQSLLDDGSQWGLQLQYKVQPKPGGLAQAFTLGEEFIDGHTSCLTLGDNLFYGQGMINLLRRSASIQHGARVFAYEVRNPTAYGVVSFDDEGHAISLEEKPEHPKSNFAVPGLYFYDHRVCEFARTLKPSARGEVEITDLNRIYLDEGSLGVEMFGRGTAWLDTGTNESLLDASSFVGAIEKRTGLKVSCPEEIAYRQNWISKDELAGLAEQYSNSDYGYYLNRLLQQPIRHIQ from the coding sequence ATGAAGGGGATCATTCTAGCCGGTGGAAGTGGCACGCGATTGGCACCGTTGACAACCGCGATTAGCAAGCAGTTGTTGCCGGTTTACGATAAACCGATGATCTATTACCCGCTAAGCACATTGATGTTGGCAGGTATTCGCGAGATCTTGGTCATTTCGACGCCGCAACACACCCCTCTTTTTCAATCCCTTCTCGACGACGGTAGCCAGTGGGGATTGCAGCTGCAATACAAAGTCCAGCCGAAACCGGGCGGATTGGCTCAAGCGTTTACGCTTGGCGAAGAATTTATCGACGGACACACCAGCTGTCTGACGCTGGGAGACAATCTTTTCTACGGCCAAGGAATGATCAATCTGCTCCGACGCAGCGCCTCGATCCAACATGGGGCTCGCGTCTTTGCATACGAGGTTCGCAATCCGACGGCGTACGGAGTCGTTTCCTTTGATGATGAAGGACACGCGATATCGCTGGAGGAAAAGCCCGAACATCCCAAGTCGAATTTTGCCGTTCCTGGACTCTATTTCTATGATCACCGCGTGTGTGAATTTGCAAGGACACTAAAACCATCAGCACGAGGCGAGGTTGAAATTACCGATTTAAATCGGATCTATTTGGATGAGGGATCGCTAGGAGTCGAAATGTTCGGCCGCGGAACGGCTTGGCTGGACACCGGCACCAACGAATCGCTGCTGGACGCAAGCAGTTTTGTCGGAGCTATCGAAAAGCGAACCGGGTTAAAGGTTTCCTGTCCCGAGGAGATCGCCTACCGGCAGAACTGGATCAGCAAAGATGAATTGGCTGGTCTTGCAGAACAATACAGCAATTCAGACTACGGATACTATTTGAATCGACTGCTCCAACAACCCATCAGGCACATTCAATGA
- a CDS encoding glycosyltransferase family 4 protein: MSTTELSRLATETGSSSDGSRPRICILTQYFPPEMGAPQARLSELGERLIDLGWDVEALTALPNYPTGKVFEGFDPRQPHVHQVGRIRTVRVPLYTAKQGFSKRIRCYFSFVRGAKRFGPKLCQRPDLLFVESPPLFISYAAKYLAKRWKCPFVFNVSDLWPESAIRMGVVKPGLATKMAERLELSTYRRATAITGQSDEIIASVRVRCPEVRTQVITNGVDPSRFGPEHADDDARQLLGPEPGPIFIFAGLLGLAQGLNQILDLAKSLDASTPGRFVLVGDGPAREDLEKRIERESIDRVKIVPAQPRERIPALLASADVAIISLGMTIPGAVPSKIYEAMASSLPILLIADGEPAKRIKNANCGIAVSPSDTQNLLPTFKKLACDAELRRQYGEQGRAAAETTYNRDHIAAMLDRVLRDVLPASRDA; this comes from the coding sequence ATGTCGACCACTGAGTTGTCGCGACTGGCAACGGAAACGGGGTCATCGTCGGACGGATCACGCCCTCGAATCTGCATATTAACTCAATACTTTCCTCCTGAGATGGGCGCACCGCAAGCTCGTTTATCGGAGCTTGGCGAACGGCTGATTGATTTGGGTTGGGACGTCGAAGCGTTGACGGCGCTCCCCAATTACCCGACCGGGAAAGTGTTTGAAGGATTCGACCCTCGGCAGCCGCATGTGCATCAGGTCGGCCGGATTCGCACGGTTCGCGTTCCGCTGTACACCGCCAAACAAGGTTTTAGCAAACGCATTCGCTGTTATTTCTCGTTCGTTCGCGGTGCCAAGCGTTTTGGTCCCAAACTTTGCCAACGTCCCGACCTGTTGTTCGTCGAGTCACCACCGCTTTTCATCAGTTATGCTGCAAAATATTTGGCAAAACGATGGAAGTGTCCCTTTGTATTTAACGTCAGCGATTTGTGGCCTGAATCAGCGATTCGCATGGGAGTAGTCAAACCCGGTTTAGCCACCAAGATGGCCGAACGTTTGGAACTATCCACCTATCGTCGCGCCACTGCCATCACGGGACAATCCGATGAAATCATCGCCTCGGTGCGAGTGCGATGTCCAGAGGTACGAACGCAGGTCATTACCAATGGCGTCGACCCGAGTCGCTTTGGTCCTGAGCACGCCGACGATGACGCACGGCAATTGCTAGGGCCCGAACCAGGGCCCATCTTTATTTTCGCGGGGCTGCTTGGCTTGGCCCAAGGGTTGAATCAAATCCTCGATCTCGCCAAGTCACTCGATGCCTCCACACCAGGGCGTTTCGTCTTAGTCGGAGACGGGCCTGCGCGTGAGGACTTAGAGAAACGGATTGAGCGTGAATCAATCGACCGCGTCAAGATCGTTCCGGCGCAGCCACGCGAACGGATTCCCGCGCTACTCGCTTCAGCCGATGTCGCCATCATCAGTTTGGGAATGACCATTCCCGGCGCCGTTCCCAGCAAGATCTACGAGGCGATGGCATCGTCACTGCCGATCTTGTTGATCGCCGACGGCGAACCGGCCAAACGAATAAAAAATGCAAATTGTGGAATCGCAGTCTCGCCCAGCGACACTCAGAACCTATTACCAACGTTCAAGAAGCTCGCTTGTGACGCGGAGTTGAGACGGCAATATGGCGAGCAAGGACGGGCCGCAGCAGAGACGACCTACAATCGAGACCACATTGCAGCGATGCTTGATCGAGTTCTCAGAGACGTGTTACCGGCATCACGTGATGCCTAA